In Cryptomeria japonica chromosome 10, Sugi_1.0, whole genome shotgun sequence, a genomic segment contains:
- the LOC131078209 gene encoding uncharacterized protein LOC131078209: protein MGQLALCGKIENHLVELLNESTKSKSLKKNLYTDWDWKLKLVFPNLTIPSLFGNGNLELPANPRLDVKWVVPEPRCNKIKFDGASVGNPGRSGIGCIVRDSEGIYIKEIFEVIGLATNNEAEFQATLRGTSYTIKEQNLKVLTMLAGVGAISIC from the exons ATGGGCCAATTAGCcctttgtgggaaaattgagaaccacctggTTGAGCTCCTGAATGAATCGACCAAGTCCAAATCGTTGAAAAAGAATCTATATACTGATTGGGATTGGAAGCTAAAGCTAGTATTCCCAAATTTGACCATCCCCTCGCTTTTTGGAAATGGAAATCTTGAACTACCGGCTAATCCAAGGTTGGATGTTAAATGGGTAGTCCCAGAACCAAGGTGCAATAAGATTAAATTTGATGGTGCCTCTGTAGGGAATCCAGGGCGGAGTGGTATTGGCTGTATTGTTAGAGATTCTGAAGGCATCTATATTAAGGAAATTTTTGAAGTCATTGGTTTGGCCACTAACAATGAGGCTGAATTCCAAGCAACATTAAGAG GCACATCATACACTATCAAAGAACAAAATTTGAAAGTACTAACAATGTTGGCAGGGGTTGGAGCTATTTCTATTTGTTAG